One Bifidobacterium crudilactis genomic region harbors:
- the rpmI gene encoding 50S ribosomal protein L35, with protein MPKMKSNSAASKRVRVTGTGKLMQVGSAMRHNLEHKSARKRRALAADQVLAPSQSKKMKKLLNH; from the coding sequence ATGCCGAAGATGAAAAGTAATTCCGCCGCGTCCAAGCGCGTCCGTGTCACCGGCACGGGCAAGCTGATGCAGGTGGGCAGCGCAATGCGCCATAACCTTGAGCATAAGTCCGCACGCAAGCGTCGTGCGCTGGCTGCAGATCAGGTGCTCGCACCAAGCCAGTCCAAGAAGATGAAGAAGCTGCTCAACCACTGA
- the gap gene encoding type I glyceraldehyde-3-phosphate dehydrogenase, whose amino-acid sequence MTVKIGINGFGRIGRLAFRRIFELQHRGGEAGDIEVAAINDLTTPSMLAYLLKYDSTHGTFKHDDGTPVEVTSTDTAIVVDGKEYTVYAERDASNIPWVKNDGVEFVLECTGFYTSAAKSQAHLDAGAKKVLISAPAKDDVPTVVYGVNHEILKSSDSIVSAGSCTTNSLAAMVKLLDDKFGVKVGFMTTIHAYTGTQMILDGPRGSKPRANRAAAINTIEHSTGAAKAIGKVVPSVDGKLQGHAQRVAIPDGSVTELTTILGKKVTVDEINDTFKAAFSDTDYFGYNGDGIVTSDIVGDTHGGVFDPTQTDVNDADGEQLVRTVSFYDNEYGFTSNMIRTLLYFAEISE is encoded by the coding sequence ATGACAGTAAAGATTGGCATCAACGGCTTCGGTCGTATTGGTCGTCTCGCATTCCGTCGTATCTTCGAGCTGCAGCATCGTGGCGGCGAGGCCGGTGACATCGAGGTCGCAGCAATCAACGATCTGACCACGCCTTCGATGCTGGCATACCTGCTCAAGTACGACAGCACCCACGGCACCTTCAAGCATGACGACGGCACTCCGGTCGAGGTCACCTCAACCGATACCGCAATCGTCGTGGACGGCAAGGAATACACGGTGTACGCCGAGCGCGACGCCTCCAACATTCCTTGGGTCAAGAACGATGGCGTCGAGTTCGTGCTCGAGTGCACCGGTTTCTACACCTCCGCCGCCAAGTCCCAGGCACATCTGGACGCAGGCGCCAAGAAGGTCCTCATCTCCGCTCCTGCCAAGGACGATGTTCCTACCGTCGTCTACGGCGTGAACCACGAGATTCTGAAGTCCTCCGATTCCATCGTGTCCGCCGGTTCCTGCACCACCAATTCGCTGGCCGCCATGGTCAAGCTGCTTGATGACAAGTTCGGCGTCAAGGTCGGATTCATGACCACCATCCACGCATACACCGGCACTCAGATGATTCTGGACGGCCCTCGTGGCAGCAAGCCACGCGCCAACCGTGCAGCCGCCATCAACACCATCGAACACTCCACCGGTGCCGCCAAGGCCATCGGCAAGGTCGTTCCTTCCGTTGACGGCAAGTTGCAGGGCCACGCACAGCGCGTTGCCATCCCTGACGGCTCGGTCACCGAGCTGACCACCATCCTGGGCAAGAAGGTCACCGTTGACGAAATCAACGACACCTTCAAGGCCGCCTTCTCCGACACCGATTACTTCGGTTACAACGGCGACGGCATCGTGACCTCGGATATCGTCGGCGACACCCACGGTGGCGTCTTCGACCCGACCCAGACCGATGTGAACGACGCGGACGGCGAGCAGCTGGTACGCACCGTGTCCTTCTACGACAACGAGTACGGATTCACTTCAAACATGATCCGCACCCTGCTGTACTTCGCCGAAATCTCCGAGTGA
- the ispH gene encoding 4-hydroxy-3-methylbut-2-enyl diphosphate reductase — translation MNEWQAPPEDVPAKRILLAEPRGFCAGVDRAVRCVQVLLDAATRAPHEPLSKGLPPLYVRRHIVHNRSVIEGFERQGVVFVDELTDIPQEAVDAHIPVVFSAHGVSPEVRDEAAARGLHVVDATCPLVSKVHREVVRYVKAGYDIIYIAHRGHDEALGVIGEAPEHVHMVEGVSDVQSLRFATDSKLVCLCQTTLSVDETEDLRTLLAARYPWMELPPTEDICYATQDRQVAIRELARLVDGVIVIGSEHSSNTRQMVRVAQAVFDSAQDGPVFRRARRVDGASELQASWFDGIDTLGLSSGASAPEKLVDEMLKSLRDFGFNTVETLVTGQETKTFALPAELRTLHASYQER, via the coding sequence ATGAACGAGTGGCAGGCACCGCCCGAAGATGTCCCGGCCAAAAGGATTCTGCTTGCCGAGCCCAGAGGATTCTGTGCAGGCGTGGACCGTGCGGTTCGCTGCGTACAGGTGCTGCTGGACGCTGCGACGCGTGCACCTCACGAGCCCCTATCAAAGGGCCTGCCGCCCCTGTATGTCAGACGGCATATCGTACACAACCGTTCGGTGATCGAGGGCTTCGAACGGCAGGGTGTGGTGTTCGTTGACGAGCTGACAGATATTCCCCAGGAAGCGGTCGATGCGCACATCCCCGTGGTGTTCTCCGCTCATGGGGTCTCTCCTGAGGTTCGTGACGAGGCTGCGGCCAGGGGATTGCATGTGGTGGATGCCACCTGCCCGCTGGTGAGCAAAGTTCACCGTGAAGTGGTGCGATACGTCAAAGCGGGCTATGACATCATCTATATTGCGCACAGAGGGCACGACGAGGCTCTCGGCGTCATCGGCGAGGCTCCTGAGCATGTGCATATGGTGGAGGGCGTGAGCGATGTGCAATCCCTGCGTTTCGCCACGGACAGCAAACTGGTGTGCCTGTGCCAGACCACTTTAAGCGTGGATGAGACCGAGGACCTGCGTACTCTGCTCGCTGCGCGATACCCGTGGATGGAACTGCCGCCGACAGAGGACATCTGCTATGCCACGCAGGATAGGCAGGTTGCCATAAGAGAGCTGGCGCGGCTGGTGGATGGCGTCATCGTCATAGGTTCCGAACATTCATCGAATACACGGCAGATGGTGCGGGTCGCACAAGCGGTGTTCGACTCCGCGCAGGATGGTCCGGTATTCCGACGTGCACGTCGTGTCGACGGGGCGAGTGAGCTGCAAGCCTCGTGGTTCGATGGAATCGACACCTTGGGACTGTCCTCAGGGGCTTCGGCTCCTGAGAAGCTGGTCGACGAGATGCTGAAGAGCCTGCGTGACTTTGGTTTCAATACAGTCGAGACGCTGGTCACCGGGCAGGAGACGAAGACCTTCGCCCTTCCTGCGGAGCTTCGGACGCTGCACGCATCGTATCAGGAGCGGTGA
- the xerD gene encoding site-specific tyrosine recombinase XerD: MDAEICILEDANRSRKGGIVGETKPYEELLEQFLAYVGVERGLSKATVSAYSSDLRKYTDFLHTRGVNTVDEVSRNDVESFITTLASESSRSRARRLASIHEFHRFALRQHLVSVDISDTVKAPKSGQQLPDVLTVDEVGALLDAAACGDSDDPVALRDKALLEFMYATGSRVSEAVGMDLADLDLESCVVKLTGKGSKQRLVPFGSYALHAMEQYLNIGRPALQRRAKKTEELSAVMLNKRGRRLSRQSVWEIVQHAGERAGITRPLHPHTLRHSFATHLIQGGADVRTVQELLGHASVTTTQIYTHVSPDNLIEAYTLAHPRAR, from the coding sequence ATGGATGCCGAAATCTGCATCCTTGAAGACGCCAACAGGTCCCGGAAGGGTGGAATCGTGGGTGAAACCAAGCCTTACGAGGAACTGCTCGAGCAGTTCCTGGCCTACGTCGGTGTGGAACGAGGCCTGTCAAAGGCGACCGTGAGCGCCTACTCCTCGGATTTGCGCAAATACACGGATTTTCTTCATACGCGAGGGGTCAACACCGTAGACGAAGTCAGTCGTAACGATGTGGAATCATTCATCACCACGCTGGCATCCGAAAGCAGCAGGAGCAGAGCGCGTCGTCTCGCCTCGATTCATGAGTTCCACCGCTTCGCGCTGCGTCAACACCTGGTATCCGTTGACATCTCCGACACGGTCAAAGCGCCGAAGTCCGGTCAGCAGCTCCCGGACGTTCTGACAGTGGACGAGGTCGGCGCATTGCTGGATGCTGCTGCGTGCGGCGATTCAGACGATCCGGTGGCGCTCAGAGACAAGGCGCTGTTGGAGTTCATGTATGCCACGGGATCGCGGGTGTCCGAAGCGGTCGGCATGGACCTCGCCGATCTTGATTTGGAATCATGTGTGGTGAAACTAACCGGCAAGGGTTCCAAACAGCGTCTGGTGCCGTTTGGCTCCTATGCGTTGCACGCGATGGAACAATATCTCAACATCGGCAGACCGGCGTTGCAGCGACGGGCGAAGAAGACCGAAGAACTCTCGGCGGTGATGCTGAATAAACGCGGGAGGCGTCTGTCTCGCCAATCGGTATGGGAGATTGTGCAACATGCGGGCGAACGGGCAGGCATCACACGGCCGCTGCATCCCCATACGCTCAGACATTCTTTCGCCACGCATCTGATTCAGGGTGGCGCGGATGTGCGTACGGTGCAGGAGCTGCTCGGGCACGCATCAGTGACGACCACGCAGATTTACACGCATGTGAGCCCCGACAATCTTATTGAGGCGTATACTCTGGCGCATCCGCGGGCGCGTTGA
- the rplT gene encoding 50S ribosomal protein L20 — translation MARVKRAVNAHKKRRTVLERASGYRGQRSRLYRKAKEQLLHSFNYNFRDRKARKGDFRKLWIQRINAAVRAEGMTYNRFIQGLRLADIDLDRRALAELAVSDPETFSAIVAEAKKALPEDVNAPVAA, via the coding sequence ATGGCACGTGTAAAGCGCGCAGTGAACGCTCACAAGAAGCGTCGCACCGTACTCGAGAGGGCTTCCGGCTACCGTGGGCAGCGTTCACGCCTGTACCGCAAGGCCAAGGAGCAGCTGCTCCACTCATTCAACTACAACTTCCGTGACCGCAAGGCACGCAAGGGTGATTTCCGCAAGCTGTGGATCCAGCGCATCAACGCCGCGGTCCGCGCCGAGGGAATGACGTACAACCGCTTCATCCAGGGTCTGCGCCTTGCCGACATCGATCTCGACCGTCGTGCACTGGCCGAACTGGCTGTCAGCGACCCCGAGACCTTCAGCGCAATCGTCGCCGAGGCCAAGAAGGCACTGCCTGAGGACGTCAACGCTCCGGTTGCCGCCTGA
- a CDS encoding 50S ribosomal protein bL37: MGMRGRKRKDRRKKAANHGKRPNA, translated from the coding sequence ATGGGCATGCGTGGACGTAAGCGCAAAGACCGTCGTAAGAAAGCCGCTAACCACGGAAAAAGGCCAAACGCCTGA
- the infC gene encoding translation initiation factor IF-3, with translation MQVEAPRTAVSEGVIISDEPRINDEIRVPQVRLIGPNGEQVGVIATSVALNLAREANLDLVEVAPNAKPPVTKLIDYGKFKYTEKIKAREARRNQSTAEVKEIRFRLKIDSHDFEVKKGHVSRFLQGGDKVKVTIMLRGREQSRPIGGVELLRRLADEISDLGSIESSPKQEGRNIIMTLAPKGKKVHTQSEQRRRGDQARAERQARQAARLAAKQEAKPQSAAALGERIHNAPTSTASAKPETSAAAKGMQSVASAKTSVNKTTTKEGSNAEDEK, from the coding sequence ATTCAGGTAGAGGCTCCACGAACAGCAGTAAGCGAAGGAGTCATCATTAGCGACGAACCACGGATCAACGACGAGATTCGAGTACCCCAAGTACGCCTGATCGGACCGAATGGCGAGCAGGTGGGGGTTATCGCAACCTCGGTCGCGCTCAATCTGGCACGGGAGGCGAATCTCGATTTGGTCGAGGTGGCGCCGAACGCCAAACCACCGGTGACCAAGCTCATTGACTACGGCAAATTCAAGTACACCGAAAAGATCAAGGCTCGTGAAGCCCGTCGTAATCAAAGCACTGCTGAGGTCAAGGAAATCCGTTTCCGTCTGAAGATCGACAGCCATGATTTCGAAGTGAAGAAGGGGCACGTCAGCCGCTTCCTTCAGGGTGGGGACAAAGTCAAGGTCACCATCATGCTTCGTGGTCGTGAGCAGTCGCGCCCGATCGGCGGCGTGGAACTGTTGCGTCGTCTTGCGGACGAGATTTCGGATCTCGGCAGCATTGAATCGTCACCAAAGCAAGAGGGTCGAAACATCATCATGACCCTCGCGCCCAAGGGCAAGAAGGTACACACGCAGTCCGAGCAGCGCCGTCGCGGCGATCAGGCAAGGGCAGAGCGTCAGGCACGTCAGGCGGCACGTTTGGCGGCAAAACAGGAGGCCAAGCCTCAGAGTGCGGCAGCATTGGGGGAAAGAATCCATAATGCGCCGACCTCCACCGCTTCGGCGAAGCCAGAGACTTCCGCCGCAGCCAAGGGGATGCAATCAGTTGCCTCCGCTAAGACTTCTGTGAACAAGACAACAACCAAGGAGGGCAGCAATGCCGAAGATGAAAAGTAA
- the ybaK gene encoding Cys-tRNA(Pro) deacylase yields MAKAKKSHQHKGTGSTPATVALEHAGIPFHLYEYEHSADHMDNGYGLEAVEKLGKDAQQIFKTLMADAGTQRVIGIVPVTGHLDLKALATAVGVKKLTMADPKIAQRESGYVLGGISPLGQRTKHVTVLDESAFAFEEILVSGGKRGFDIGISPLDLLGALDASRASIATW; encoded by the coding sequence ATGGCCAAGGCAAAGAAATCCCATCAGCACAAGGGCACCGGCTCAACACCCGCCACCGTCGCACTCGAACATGCCGGCATCCCCTTCCACCTGTATGAGTACGAGCATTCGGCCGACCACATGGATAACGGATACGGGCTGGAGGCGGTGGAGAAGCTCGGCAAGGATGCCCAGCAAATCTTCAAAACCCTGATGGCCGATGCTGGAACGCAACGCGTGATAGGCATCGTTCCCGTCACCGGTCATCTCGACCTGAAAGCGCTGGCGACTGCGGTCGGCGTGAAGAAACTCACGATGGCCGACCCGAAAATCGCGCAACGAGAAAGCGGATACGTGCTCGGCGGCATTTCACCGTTGGGGCAACGCACGAAACATGTCACCGTCCTTGACGAGAGCGCTTTCGCATTCGAAGAGATTCTTGTCTCCGGTGGCAAACGCGGATTCGATATCGGCATCTCGCCACTCGACCTACTCGGCGCGCTGGATGCATCCCGTGCCTCTATTGCGACTTGGTGA
- the msrB gene encoding peptide-methionine (R)-S-oxide reductase MsrB encodes MNESSRGEQTPSEQTVVAGGCFWGMERYLQGVDGVLSTTVGYAQSRTPGPSYEEVCSGTTDAVEAVQVEYDPARVSLRTLTLLVLDVIDPFAVDRQGNDVGRQYRSGFYWPEGTQAQQEPVFRQALQELADREDRMPVAEVEALRNFYPAEQYHQDYLDKNPGGYCHISIAKMHNVARRQRYIESIWKLSREQYEVTQHSATEMPFRNAYDNTFEPGIYVDVVSGKPLFLSKDKFDSGCGWPAFSKTITPDVVTEHEDRTIPGRPRVEIRTADTQIHLGHVFDDGPADRGGLRYCMNSASLRFVPKSEMAKEGYGEYLSELD; translated from the coding sequence ATGAATGAATCTTCCCGCGGTGAGCAGACTCCTAGCGAGCAGACGGTTGTTGCAGGCGGATGCTTCTGGGGTATGGAACGCTATCTGCAAGGTGTCGATGGGGTTCTCTCGACCACCGTCGGTTATGCGCAGTCGAGAACGCCCGGCCCCAGCTATGAAGAGGTATGCAGCGGGACCACTGATGCCGTCGAGGCCGTGCAGGTCGAGTACGACCCGGCGAGGGTCAGTCTGCGCACCCTGACCTTGCTGGTCCTTGATGTCATCGACCCCTTTGCCGTCGACCGACAAGGCAACGATGTCGGCAGGCAGTATCGCTCGGGATTCTACTGGCCGGAGGGAACGCAGGCGCAGCAGGAGCCGGTGTTCAGGCAGGCGCTGCAGGAACTGGCTGATCGCGAAGACAGAATGCCGGTGGCGGAGGTCGAGGCGCTGAGGAACTTCTACCCGGCGGAGCAGTACCACCAGGATTATCTTGATAAGAATCCGGGAGGGTATTGCCATATCTCCATTGCGAAGATGCATAACGTCGCCAGGCGGCAGCGGTATATCGAGAGCATCTGGAAGCTGAGCCGCGAACAGTACGAGGTCACCCAGCACTCCGCCACAGAAATGCCCTTCCGCAACGCCTACGACAACACCTTCGAGCCGGGCATCTATGTTGACGTGGTCAGCGGAAAACCCCTGTTCCTCTCGAAGGACAAATTCGATTCGGGATGCGGTTGGCCCGCATTCTCCAAAACGATTACGCCCGATGTGGTGACCGAGCATGAGGACCGCACGATTCCGGGGCGTCCGCGTGTCGAGATTCGTACGGCAGACACCCAGATTCATCTGGGCCATGTCTTCGACGACGGTCCGGCAGATCGTGGCGGTCTGCGCTACTGCATGAATTCGGCGTCGCTGCGCTTCGTTCCCAAAAGCGAGATGGCGAAGGAAGGTTACGGGGAATACCTCTCCGAACTGGACTGA
- a CDS encoding spermidine synthase: protein MQQTASDRPILRSKVFLYITEFFSGMAVMAAELGASRLLAPYFSSSQIVWTIIIGTIMIALALGNMWGGRKADKDPNPDKLYLRIMIAAVWIALIPLVGKYLIIAISGLLIVTVSTNFLIVAAFVSCMIIFVPPLFLLGTVTPGLVKFTTDSLKDNATIVGRLGACNTVGSILGTFLPTFVTIPAVGTFVTFLIFSGLLLALPIIYFAAAKVKRIASAVSIVIFVISGILSPLTGFAFWEGNLTYEGESIYNYLQVKTLADRTILSTNVLFGVQSVTMKQGGLTGLYYDTALAAPALADHADSALILGMGTGTYARQLREYYPNMSIQGVEIDQSITNLAGRYFDEPSDIPVSTYDGRAWLEGTSKKFDVIMVDAYQDITIPFQMSSTEFFTAVRQHLNPGGVMVVNMNMISDGEGSINQALQATISSVFNVGTNFESVVMADVGGTTNRELFAKAPSAERRTPSNKVIEDNTMQRSAQASALQQRTEELTGDAELTEYMGQVASHLVTVDRGNAGDASLVLTDDKAPVEVLGMRAIDELIAQQSGPYKEVLRTQGISGLMKMQ, encoded by the coding sequence ATGCAGCAGACAGCATCCGACAGACCGATACTGCGTTCCAAGGTATTCCTATATATCACCGAATTCTTCTCGGGGATGGCGGTGATGGCTGCGGAACTCGGCGCCTCGCGTCTGCTCGCGCCATATTTCTCCAGTTCTCAAATCGTGTGGACCATCATCATCGGCACCATCATGATTGCGCTCGCACTGGGAAATATGTGGGGAGGAAGGAAAGCCGACAAGGACCCCAACCCCGACAAACTGTATCTGCGCATCATGATCGCCGCTGTGTGGATAGCCCTGATTCCCTTGGTGGGAAAGTACCTTATCATTGCCATCTCGGGACTGCTGATCGTCACCGTGTCCACGAACTTCCTGATTGTCGCGGCTTTTGTCAGCTGCATGATTATCTTCGTGCCACCGCTGTTTCTTTTGGGCACGGTCACTCCAGGCCTGGTGAAGTTCACCACGGATTCCCTGAAGGACAACGCCACCATCGTCGGCAGGCTCGGGGCCTGCAATACGGTCGGTTCGATTCTCGGTACCTTTCTGCCGACCTTCGTCACCATCCCCGCGGTCGGCACCTTCGTGACCTTCCTGATTTTCTCCGGGCTTCTGCTCGCACTGCCCATCATCTACTTCGCGGCGGCGAAGGTGAAGCGCATCGCCAGTGCGGTCAGCATCGTTATCTTCGTGATATCCGGCATACTGTCGCCTTTGACGGGATTCGCATTCTGGGAGGGCAATCTCACCTACGAAGGCGAGTCCATATACAACTATCTGCAGGTCAAGACCCTCGCGGACCGGACCATTCTGTCGACCAACGTGCTCTTCGGCGTGCAGTCGGTGACCATGAAACAGGGCGGGCTGACCGGTCTGTACTATGACACCGCGCTCGCCGCTCCCGCGCTGGCGGACCATGCGGATTCAGCCCTGATTCTGGGAATGGGCACAGGCACCTACGCGCGGCAATTGCGCGAATACTATCCCAATATGAGCATTCAAGGCGTTGAGATAGATCAGTCCATCACGAATCTGGCGGGTCGGTATTTCGACGAGCCTTCCGACATTCCGGTGAGCACCTATGATGGCCGCGCGTGGTTGGAAGGCACCTCGAAGAAATTCGATGTGATTATGGTCGATGCCTATCAGGACATCACCATCCCCTTCCAGATGTCATCCACTGAATTCTTCACTGCGGTTCGTCAGCATTTGAATCCCGGGGGAGTGATGGTGGTGAACATGAACATGATTTCCGATGGCGAGGGGTCGATCAATCAGGCCTTGCAGGCCACGATTTCCAGTGTATTCAATGTCGGCACCAACTTCGAATCGGTGGTGATGGCGGATGTCGGGGGCACCACGAACCGCGAGCTTTTCGCCAAGGCGCCGAGTGCCGAGAGAAGAACCCCCTCGAATAAGGTCATCGAAGACAATACGATGCAACGTTCGGCCCAGGCTTCGGCACTGCAGCAACGAACCGAAGAGCTTACCGGTGACGCCGAACTGACCGAGTACATGGGTCAGGTCGCCTCGCACCTGGTGACCGTGGACAGAGGGAATGCCGGTGATGCCTCCCTGGTTCTCACCGATGACAAGGCCCCGGTGGAAGTGCTCGGCATGCGGGCCATTGACGAGCTGATTGCCCAGCAGTCCGGGCCGTACAAGGAAGTGCTGCGTACCCAAGGCATTTCGGGCCTGATGAAGATGCAGTGA
- a CDS encoding arsenate reductase family protein, translating into MNMDSEGQQSPATFVCYPKCSTCAKARAWLHEHHVAFDERDIKTDNPTQAELTLWHNLSGLPIRRMFNTSGQSYRRLDMKNRLPSMSVEDAVEVLSTDGMLVKRPILLHDHKVLVGFNEETWSQALL; encoded by the coding sequence ATGAATATGGATTCAGAGGGGCAGCAGAGCCCGGCGACCTTCGTGTGTTATCCCAAGTGCTCGACTTGCGCGAAAGCGCGGGCCTGGCTCCATGAGCACCACGTCGCCTTTGACGAGCGAGACATCAAGACCGACAATCCCACGCAGGCGGAATTGACCCTATGGCATAACCTCAGCGGGCTGCCGATTCGCAGGATGTTCAACACTTCCGGTCAGTCCTACCGGCGGCTCGACATGAAGAATCGACTGCCTTCCATGAGTGTCGAGGACGCAGTAGAGGTACTCTCCACCGACGGCATGCTGGTGAAGCGTCCGATACTGCTTCACGACCACAAGGTGCTGGTCGGATTCAACGAGGAGACATGGTCGCAGGCTTTGCTCTAA
- a CDS encoding aldose 1-epimerase family protein — protein MTSTTDNIRPSLASSTPRTGQQYSIRFGDYEAVVTELGATLRRFDYRGKRVIVPFEADDMAPCCNGYVLVPFPNRLEDGTYSFDGHTYELPIDEHERRTAIHGFGYRHMWKLGTLTESSVSLTWRVPNVVAYPFDVIVSVSYELDDTGLTMRTVAYNNGSQRAPWAFGIHPWLSNGGSGRTIDDIEADNARCRLTLPCDTHVISSADRLLPTGVETVNGSIYDLRDNPTLEGRPFDDAWTDAQRDENDSVTATFTRSDGLRVSLTGDDTINAWQVCTATGFPEGQHPAGVAIEPMTAYANAFRSGLNLLTLEPHAQHTTVIRYHVEH, from the coding sequence ATGACTTCGACTACCGACAACATCCGTCCTTCACTGGCATCATCGACACCCAGAACAGGTCAGCAATATTCCATACGATTCGGTGATTACGAGGCGGTCGTCACCGAGCTCGGTGCCACCCTGCGTCGATTCGATTATCGAGGAAAGCGAGTCATCGTGCCCTTCGAAGCAGATGATATGGCGCCCTGCTGCAACGGATACGTATTGGTACCCTTTCCCAATCGTCTCGAAGACGGCACCTATTCCTTCGATGGTCACACCTATGAGCTGCCTATCGACGAGCATGAACGCCGGACGGCCATTCACGGCTTCGGATACCGTCACATGTGGAAACTGGGCACCCTGACCGAATCGAGCGTGTCCCTGACATGGAGAGTCCCCAATGTCGTGGCATACCCGTTCGACGTCATCGTCAGTGTGAGTTACGAACTCGACGATACAGGACTAACGATGCGCACTGTCGCATACAACAACGGTTCGCAACGAGCTCCCTGGGCCTTCGGCATCCACCCGTGGCTGTCCAACGGCGGCAGTGGACGCACAATCGATGACATTGAAGCCGATAATGCCCGGTGCAGGCTCACGCTCCCCTGCGACACCCATGTGATCTCCAGCGCCGACAGGCTGCTGCCCACCGGCGTGGAAACCGTGAACGGCTCGATCTACGACCTGCGCGACAACCCGACGCTCGAAGGCCGACCCTTCGACGACGCATGGACCGACGCCCAACGGGACGAGAACGACAGCGTCACCGCGACGTTCACCCGTAGCGACGGTCTGAGGGTCTCCCTGACCGGCGATGACACCATCAACGCCTGGCAGGTATGCACCGCCACGGGTTTCCCGGAAGGACAGCACCCGGCGGGCGTGGCCATAGAACCCATGACGGCATATGCCAACGCCTTCCGGTCCGGTCTGAACCTGCTTACATTGGAACCGCACGCTCAGCACACCACCGTCATTCGGTACCACGTCGAACACTAG
- a CDS encoding thiamine diphosphokinase — translation MDTARHGIIFGAGEYYGIRPAPVPGALVIAADGGYDAAMSFGFTPDVVIGDFDSLEGEVPDNGHTVRLHPEKDDTDMLSAFKIGWQQGARVFNVYGGLGGRLDHTIGNMQLLADIARHGGIAFLHGADVIVTAISEGTLSFPAGNVKARRMISVFSHTDASYDVSEVGLKYELDHVRLRNDHPLGISNEFRANTSATVSVGRGTLIITFPAEAPPPEWTGDITPTPTLGPIDDQISSLLAPDLR, via the coding sequence ATGGACACCGCACGACATGGCATCATCTTCGGAGCCGGGGAGTATTACGGCATCCGACCCGCCCCCGTGCCCGGAGCACTGGTTATCGCGGCAGATGGCGGTTATGACGCTGCGATGTCTTTCGGATTCACCCCTGACGTCGTCATCGGAGACTTTGACTCCCTGGAGGGTGAGGTTCCCGATAACGGGCACACCGTTCGGCTGCATCCTGAAAAAGACGACACCGATATGCTGTCGGCGTTCAAAATCGGATGGCAGCAAGGAGCCCGGGTATTCAATGTCTACGGAGGTCTCGGAGGCCGTCTCGACCACACGATCGGCAATATGCAACTGCTGGCGGATATCGCGCGCCACGGAGGCATCGCCTTCCTGCACGGTGCAGACGTCATCGTCACCGCCATCAGCGAGGGAACGCTCAGCTTCCCGGCGGGCAATGTCAAGGCACGCCGCATGATTTCGGTGTTCTCGCATACCGATGCTTCCTATGACGTGAGCGAAGTCGGACTGAAATACGAGCTTGACCATGTGCGGCTGCGCAACGACCATCCTCTGGGCATCAGCAACGAATTCAGAGCGAACACATCCGCTACGGTCTCAGTCGGCCGGGGAACCCTCATCATCACCTTCCCCGCGGAAGCCCCGCCCCCTGAGTGGACCGGCGACATCACGCCCACCCCGACCCTTGGCCCCATAGACGACCAGATTTCCTCGTTGCTGGCCCCTGATTTGAGATAA